Part of the Bradyrhizobium sp. AZCC 1721 genome, CTGAACCGACGCGATGTTGATGATCTTGCCCTTTCCGCGCGGGATCATGTGGCGCGCGACGGCCTGGCCGACGTAGAAGGCGCTCGAGACATTGGTCCTGAGCAATTGCTCCCACTTCTCCGCGGGAAAATCCTCAAGCGGCGTGCGAAACTGCATGCCGGCGTTGTTGACGAGAATGTCGATTACCCCGACCGTCCGTTCGATTGTCGCAACTCCTTCGCGGACATCGTCGGCCACGGTGACGTCGAAACCGGCGACCGCAACCTTGTGCCCGGCTGCGGTCAAGCTTGCGGCGGCGGCCTCGAGCTTGCTGCGCTCCCGTCCGTTCAGGACCACGGAGGCGCCATGCTCGGCGAGCCCTCGCGCGATGGCAAGGCCGATCCCCTGGGACGATCCTGTGACGAGCGCTCGTTTGCCGGCCAGATTGAACAGTTCAAATGCCACGGCGGACCTTCTCCATGCGTGCAGGTGGGTCGGATGGACGTAGAAATACCGCACACCGCGGTCAAGCCAAAACGGCAGATCATCCGGGATGGCAAGCGTACCGGCGACGCCGCCGGCTAAGACAGGCGATTTCACCTGGGCTTCGGATAGATGTTTAGAAACCCTGTCGTTGCCGCGCAGGCCCGCCGCGCGATTTCGGCGGCACTCGGGCGATCGGCCACTTGAAGCAGCAGGCCGGTCATCAGGTCGCCCCAGAGCAGCCCGGAGAATTGTTCGGCCATCGCGGCAGGATCGCCATCGCACAGCCCGGCCGACTTGGCGTTTGCCATGATCTCTCGCAATGAATCACGCGCAGGCCGGCGAGCGATCGATTCCAGCGCTTGTGCAACCTTTGGCGCGTGCACTGTTTCGGATATCGCCAGCCGGAACATAGCAACGACGGCCGGATCGGTCGTTTCCGTCAAAAGCCTCGTTCCAAAAGCGGTAAGCACGTTGGCCAGGGTTTCCTTGTCGCGCAACTCGGGCAGATCGGTCGGCGCTTTCAACCGCCGGGCGCGCTCGGTGATGCAGGCGACCAGCATCGCTTCCTTGTTGCCGAACAGCGAATAAAGCTCGCGTTTCGACACGCGTGCGCGTGTCGCAATCTCCAGCGTGCTGGTCTGCGCATAGCCGCCCTCCATGAATGCCGAAAGCGCCGCGCCGAGAATCCGCTTCCGGACTGCGGCTCCATCGGTTTCTTCCTCGCGCGGCTTCATCTTCGGACTCATCGACGTCATTTCCCTCTTGACTTGGTACCCAATGGTACCATACATCGCTGGTTGGGTACCAGACAGTACCAAAACTGGTTGTGACGGTAAAGGATCGGCGGCGTTCACCCACTCGCTGCGAGTACGCCGGCTTGGCCTGAGGAAAGTCCATGAACAGGCGTCAGCTACTAACGACGGCACTGGCACCGCTCGCATTGCGAGTTGCCCCAGGCGCGATCTCGTCAAACGCATCAGCAGCAACTTCGGAGCGGGATGGAAAAATGAGCAAGGCCACGCAACGAATCATCGAATGCAACGGCATCCGCATCAATATTGCCGAACAGGGCGAAGGACCGCTGGTGCTGCTGGTGCACGGCTTTCCTGAATCCTGGTTCTCCTGGCGGCATCAGATCGATGCGCTTGCTGCCGCCGGCTTCCGTGTCGTCGCTCCGGACCTGCGTGGTTACGGCAAGAGCGACGCGCCGCAAGCGATCGATCAATACACGATCCTGCATCTCGTAGGCGACATGGTAGGCATCCTTGACGCCTTGGGTGCGGCGACCGCCGTCATCGCCGGTCATGATTGGGGTGCCAGCATCGCCTGGCAGGCAGCTCTCATGCGGCCCGACCGCTTCCGGGCGGTCGCAGCCCTCAGCGTCCCGTTCCGCCCGCGCGGCAAAGTGGCGCCGACCAGTCTCATGCCGCGCACGGAGACGGCGCAATTCTACCAGCTCTATTTCATGGAGCCCGGACCGGCCGAGGCGGAATTGGGGCGCGATCCGCACGCGACCATTCGCAACATGCTGTTCGGAGCGTCCGGGGACGGCGTAGCCGCGGCTCGCGCGGCCGTCGCTGCGGGCGAGCCCGCGCCGAACCTTGGCATGGTGCGGAAGGGCAGCGGATTTCTGCAAGGACCCGGCGCCCCCAAAATCCTGCCATCCTGGATCAGCGAAAGCGACATCGACTTTTATGGCGAGGAGTTCAAGCGAACCGGTTTCCGGGGCGCGCTCAATTACTACCGCAACATCGATCGCAACTGGGAAATCACGGGTGCTGTGGCCGGCATGCAAGTGTCTGTACCGGCGCTCTACATCGCGGGCGATCGTGATTTCCTGCTCTCGTTTCCCGGAACGGACCAGTTGCTCGCCAACCAGAAGAACTTCGTTCCCGGCCTGCGCAAGATTCAGATGCTGCCCGGCTGTGGCCACTGGACCCAGCAGGAGCGGCCGAACGAGGTCAGCACCGCGCTGATCGAGTTTATTCGAACCCTGCCGAGCCGATGATGACGACCCTGACGCCGCAACAATCGTCGTTGCCGCGACCGGTGGCCGTGGCCGGCAGCGTGAAAGAAAACGAAGCGGCGAAGGTCAAGCAGAGGTCGATGCTCGAGGGCCCCGTGCTGCCGACGCTGCTGACGCTCGCTCTGCCGACGCTCGTGGTCATGGTCGTGCAAACCCTGGTCGGGGTCGCGGAGACCTATTTCGTCAGCTTCCTCGGGACGGAAGCGCTGGCGGGCGTCAGCCTGGTGTTTCCCGTCTTCATGCTGATGCAGATGATGTCGAACGGCGGCATCGGTGGTGGTGTCGCATCGGCAATCGCGCGTGCGATGGGCGCCGGCAAGGTGGCGGAAGCCGAGGCGCTGGCGCTCAACGCACTCGTTCTCGCCATTGCTTTCGGAGTGATCTTTGCCGCCGCCGAGTGGCTGTTCGGCGAGGCTGTCTACCGCTTGCTCGGCGGTCAGGCAGGAGCCCTCGGCGCAGCTCTCGAATATGGCCACGTCATCTTCTTCGGGGCGATCTTTGTCTGGATCGTCAGCCTTCTGGCGGCGGCTCTTCGTGGCGCAGGCAACACGGTCGCGCCGGCGGCCGTCATTCTGCTGGGCGTGTTCGTGCTGCTTCCGCTTTCGCCGGCCTTGATCTTCGGCTGGGGCCCCTTTCCGCGGCTCGACGTACCGGGAGCCGGCGTTGCCGTCGTCGTCTACTATCTCGTTGGTGCGCTCGTGTTGATCGTTTACATGCGCTCCGCCCGGGCCTCGTTGCGACTGCCGTTCGACGTGCGCCTCATCAAGTGGCGGCAACTTGGCGATATTCTTGGCGTCGGCGGGTTGTCGGCCATCGGCACCATTCAGTCCAATTTGACTGTCGTCCTGGTCACTGGCGCCGTCGGGCTGTTCGGCACTGACGCCATCGCAGGCTACGGAATTGCGTCGCGCCTCGATTACATCCAGATTCCGCTGCTCTTCGCGCTTGGCAGCGCAGCGCTCACGATGGTCGGGGTCAACATCGGAGCGGGCCAGATCAGGCGGGCGGAGCGCATCGCCTGGGTTGCCGCGTTTTTTGCGGCCGGTGTCACCGAACTCCTCGGACTTGTCGTGACGATATTTCCACACGCCTGGCTGACGCTGTTTAGCACGGAGCCTGAGGTTCTGGCCGCCGGTTCGATCTATTTCCGCAACGTAGCCCCCTTCTACGGCGTGGCGGGTCTTGGAATGCTGCTCTACTTCGCGGGCCAAGGCGCCGGCCGCGTGATGTGGCCGGTTTTCGGCGGAACCGTCCGGCTGCTCGTCGCCGCGGGAATTGGCTGGCTCGTCGTTGCCTATCTTGGCGGCGGATTGCGGGAGCTCTTCATTACCGTCGCCGCGGGCTCGATCGTTTCCGGGGGCATTGTCGCATCTGCGCTTTGGCTCCGTGGCTGGGGACGGGCCGGCTAGGCTTCGCCAGCCTCGGCATCTCGTCGCGGCGCAGCATGCAAAATGAGACTACCGGTCAAGTTGCAGCGGGCGAAGCTGCGCGCGCCGCCCCAGTCATCGGCTAGCTTTTCGCCCGGCGGTCCCGGTCGCAATGCACTGTGAAGGGCATGGCGACTTCGGAACGACCTATAGAAAAACTGGCGATACAAGGGAGGGGTTCGATGTTTAGAAGCTGTGCGGGACTGGTCGCGCTGAGCAGCCTGTTGCTTTCCGGCGCCGCCTTAGCTCAAGAGAAGATCAAGGTCGGCGTCACCGCGACCCTCGAAGGCACCTATACGGTGCTCGGCGAGGACGGAATCCGCGGGCATCAAACGGCGATCAACACGCTCAGCAAGAAGGTCGGCGACAAGGAAATCGAATTCATCATCGCTTCGACGGATGCCACGCCAGACTCCGCTGTCCGCGCCGTGCGCAAGCTGATCGAACAGGACAAGGTCCAGATCCTGCTCTCGCCCTTGTCCGGAGACGAAGGCATCGCAGTCAAGAACTTTGCCAAGACGCGCCCCGAGCTGACCTTTGTGAATGCTGCTTCCGGCGCGCAGGAAACCACTTATGTCGATCCGGCGCCGAACTTCTTCCGCTACAACATGGACGGCGCCCAGTGGCAGGTGGGCCTCGGCAAATACGCTTACGACACCAAGGGTTACCGAAAGATCGCAACGGTGGGCGAAGACTATTCGTTCATCTACACCCAGGTGTTCGGGCTTGTGCTCGAGTTCTGCGGGGCCGGCGGACAAGTCACTAACCGGCAATGGGTGCCGCTCGGCACCAAGGACTTTGCCTCCGTCATCGCCGCCCTGCCCGACGACGTTGATGCAATCTATCTCGGCCTTGGCGGCGCGGACGCCGTCAATTTCCTGAACCAATATCAGCAGGCCGGCGGCAAGGCGCATCTGATGGGCGGCTCGATCATGGTCGACCAGACCATCCTCTCCGCCAAGGGCAACGCCAAGAATGCGCTGCTCGGCACCATCGCCGCGAGCGGTCAGGCCGATACCTGGGAGGATGCGGGCTGGCAGAAATTCGTGAAGGCTTATCAGGACGCCTTCCCGCCGAACAAGCGGTTCCCGAGCCCGTCACTGCTCGCCACCAACTACTACAACTCGACGATGGCGCTCATACTCGCGCTGCGCCAGGTCAACGGCGACCTCAGCAACAACCAGGCCAAGCTCAAGGAAGCCCTCGCCAAGATCGAACTCGACGCGCCCAACGGCAAGATCAAGCTCGACTCCAACCGCCAGGCGATCGGAACCAACTTCGTCACCGAAGTGGTGGATGACGGCAAGGGCGCCCTCTTCAGCAAGGTCGTGAAGGTGATTCCGAACGTGAACCAGACGCTCGGCTACGACCCGGCAGTGTTCTCCAAGATCGGGCTGCCGAGCCGGACGGTTCCGGAGTGCAAGAAGTACTGAGTTCTTCGCATCTGCGAACGGGCCCCGGTCACGCCGGGGCCCCGGGCGCGGCCGGGCAGCATGTGATCTTCCCTTGCATTCTCGCGGCGGATGTTGAACGCTGACTGAAAAGACAAGAACATCCCGCGGGAGGGAAGGCATGAGCAAGGCTCTCGCCGTCTTCCACGGCCGGTTCGGTCGCGCGACGGTCTATCAGTTGAACCGCCCCTTCAACATGCATGCGCATCGCGAAGGGCACCTGATTTTTCATGTCGGTGGAACGCCAGCCCGCATTGATGTGTGCGATGAGCGATGGCTGCTTGCGGAAGACTCCATCGTTGCCGTCAACCCCTGGGAACCGCACAATTTTGTTCCGACGGACATGGAGAACGGGGCGATCTTCTTCGTGCTTTACGTTAACGCCGAATGGTTCGCCCCCGACGCGGCCCGCGCCCACAGCCTGCGGTTCGGCCGCACCTGCTTCAAGCGTACGGCCACGCTCGACAGGCATATTCGC contains:
- a CDS encoding alpha/beta fold hydrolase, coding for MSKATQRIIECNGIRINIAEQGEGPLVLLVHGFPESWFSWRHQIDALAAAGFRVVAPDLRGYGKSDAPQAIDQYTILHLVGDMVGILDALGAATAVIAGHDWGASIAWQAALMRPDRFRAVAALSVPFRPRGKVAPTSLMPRTETAQFYQLYFMEPGPAEAELGRDPHATIRNMLFGASGDGVAAARAAVAAGEPAPNLGMVRKGSGFLQGPGAPKILPSWISESDIDFYGEEFKRTGFRGALNYYRNIDRNWEITGAVAGMQVSVPALYIAGDRDFLLSFPGTDQLLANQKNFVPGLRKIQMLPGCGHWTQQERPNEVSTALIEFIRTLPSR
- a CDS encoding SDR family oxidoreductase, whose amino-acid sequence is MAFELFNLAGKRALVTGSSQGIGLAIARGLAEHGASVVLNGRERSKLEAAAASLTAAGHKVAVAGFDVTVADDVREGVATIERTVGVIDILVNNAGMQFRTPLEDFPAEKWEQLLRTNVSSAFYVGQAVARHMIPRGKGKIINIASVQSELARPGIAPYTATKGAIKNLTRGMCADWARHGLQINAIAPGYFKTPLNQALVDDLQFSAWLEKRTPASRWGNVDELIGAAVFLSGDASSFVNGHTLYVDGGITTCL
- a CDS encoding MATE family efflux transporter, translating into MTTLTPQQSSLPRPVAVAGSVKENEAAKVKQRSMLEGPVLPTLLTLALPTLVVMVVQTLVGVAETYFVSFLGTEALAGVSLVFPVFMLMQMMSNGGIGGGVASAIARAMGAGKVAEAEALALNALVLAIAFGVIFAAAEWLFGEAVYRLLGGQAGALGAALEYGHVIFFGAIFVWIVSLLAAALRGAGNTVAPAAVILLGVFVLLPLSPALIFGWGPFPRLDVPGAGVAVVVYYLVGALVLIVYMRSARASLRLPFDVRLIKWRQLGDILGVGGLSAIGTIQSNLTVVLVTGAVGLFGTDAIAGYGIASRLDYIQIPLLFALGSAALTMVGVNIGAGQIRRAERIAWVAAFFAAGVTELLGLVVTIFPHAWLTLFSTEPEVLAAGSIYFRNVAPFYGVAGLGMLLYFAGQGAGRVMWPVFGGTVRLLVAAGIGWLVVAYLGGGLRELFITVAAGSIVSGGIVASALWLRGWGRAG
- a CDS encoding TetR/AcrR family transcriptional regulator; translated protein: MRLTRSRLGQLAMRAVPVPSLVADACSWTFLRPSRRTRSEWVNAADPLPSQPVLVLSGTQPAMYGTIGYQVKREMTSMSPKMKPREEETDGAAVRKRILGAALSAFMEGGYAQTSTLEIATRARVSKRELYSLFGNKEAMLVACITERARRLKAPTDLPELRDKETLANVLTAFGTRLLTETTDPAVVAMFRLAISETVHAPKVAQALESIARRPARDSLREIMANAKSAGLCDGDPAAMAEQFSGLLWGDLMTGLLLQVADRPSAAEIARRACAATTGFLNIYPKPR
- a CDS encoding ABC transporter substrate-binding protein — translated: MFRSCAGLVALSSLLLSGAALAQEKIKVGVTATLEGTYTVLGEDGIRGHQTAINTLSKKVGDKEIEFIIASTDATPDSAVRAVRKLIEQDKVQILLSPLSGDEGIAVKNFAKTRPELTFVNAASGAQETTYVDPAPNFFRYNMDGAQWQVGLGKYAYDTKGYRKIATVGEDYSFIYTQVFGLVLEFCGAGGQVTNRQWVPLGTKDFASVIAALPDDVDAIYLGLGGADAVNFLNQYQQAGGKAHLMGGSIMVDQTILSAKGNAKNALLGTIAASGQADTWEDAGWQKFVKAYQDAFPPNKRFPSPSLLATNYYNSTMALILALRQVNGDLSNNQAKLKEALAKIELDAPNGKIKLDSNRQAIGTNFVTEVVDDGKGALFSKVVKVIPNVNQTLGYDPAVFSKIGLPSRTVPECKKY